The sequence GAGCCGAAGAGATCTGTCCGGCACCCTTAGAGGACAGCCTGCTCGCCGAAATCCAGCACATGGCCCTGACGGCCCACAGGATACTCGGGATCAAGGATTACAGCCGAACGGACTTTATTGTTGATGACAGACAATGCGCTTTTGCCCTTGAAACCAATACCCTGCCGGGAATGACCAGTGCCTCGCTGTTGCCCAAGGAAGCCCTTGCCGCGGGCATGTCCTTCAAGGATCTCATTGGACGACTGATCACCCTGGGCATGAGGAAAAGCACATGAAAACATCTCTGTTCTTGGGGCTGTACACCCTGCTTTGGACCCTGGCCCTTCCTCTTGTTTTCCTGAATAAACGGCTCAGGGAACATTGGTTTGCTCGACTGGGATGGAGCATAGGGCGCAAGCATCATGACATCTGGATGCAGGCCGCCTCTGTTGGCGAAGCCTTTCTGGCCATATCCCTTGCCGACCATCTTGCCAGGGAGCATCCCGAGCTTTCCGTACTCATCACCACCAACACCTCCCAGGGGTACGACATCCTCACGGAGCATGCGCGCAAATGTCCGGAGGCAACCCGCCCGGCCATCAGCATCTGCCCGCTTGATCACCCCTGGATCATCAGCCGTTTCATGCGTCGCACAACGCCCGGGGCAGTGGTCCTTCTGGAAACCGAACTCTGGCCGGGCATTCTCGGGTACTGCAAGCGGCACAAATGCCCGGTGCTCGTTGCCAACGCCCGCATGAGTCCCACAAGTTTTGCTGGCTATATGCCTTTGAGCCCGATTCTTGAATCCCTTGGTCCCACCGATATCATGGCCATATCTTCGGCCGATGGTGCCCGGTTTTCCCTGCTTTTCAAAGATGCCCGGGTGACGACCATGCCCAATATCAAATTCGACCGCATTGGTGAAAACCCGACCATCCCGTATGTGGCCAATCCCTTGTCCCGTTTTTTCAGACCATCGGCCAAGCTCGTGGCCCTGGGGTCCATCAGGGAGGAAGAGGAACCGGTTATCAGCGCCGCCATCACCCAACTTGTCAGCCATCACCCGGCAACCATCATCGCCCTGGTTCCCCGGCATCAGCACCGGATTTCTGCCTGGAAAACATTTCTCAAATCTACGTCCATTTCCTGGGTGCTGCGGTCGAAACTTGTCGGACCCGTCAAACCGGGAACGGTTGTCCTCTGGGATCGATTCGGCGAACTGCAGCACATTTACGCCCTGGCCAAGACGGCCTTTGTAGGCGGCAGTCTGGCCCCACTGGGTGGCCAGAATTTTCTCGAACCCCTGGCCCAGGGCGTTTGCCCGGTCATTGGCCCATTCTGGAAGAACTTCCACTGGGTCGGCCAGGAACTCATTGACCAAGGGCTGGTTACCGTGGTCTCAGACCACCAGCAACTGGCCAACGAACTGGGTGCGGCAGCCTCCATGTCCCGGGAAAAAGTCCGGGCCGCAGCCGAGGCCTATCTTGCCTCCCGCAGGGGGGGCACCGCCCTGGTTGGAGCACGGATCGCCAGCCTGCTGAACCTTTGACCCAGCGTGACGCCCCCGGGACAGGAGATGGTCATCTGAAGCAGGATCCTGCCGACATTGGCCGGAATCCTTTGAACAAGCTCTTCAGCACGCCCTTTTGTCTCCACCAAGGTAACACCGCACACACTCCCACTTTGTAAACCCAACAACCTCAACACAAAATCCCATGTCCCAACCCATATACGGAATCATCCCTGCCAGGTACGGCTCTTCCCGTTTCCCGGGCAAGCCCATGGCCGAAATCCTGGGCAAACCCATGTTCTGGCATGTATATCAACGTGCCGTGCGCTCCACATCGCTGACCCGCGTGGTCCTGGCCACCGACAGCACGGTCATTGCCGACAAGGCAACAGAGCTTGATATCCCGGTAATCATAACCAGAGATGATCACACCAGCGGCACCGACAGGGTTCTGGAAGCGGCCACCAAGATGGACGTGGGACCCGAGGCCATCATCGTCAACATCCAGGGCGATGAGCCTGTTCTCGAACCGGCCATGCTCGACCAACTCACGGCACTGTTTGCTGATCCCCATGTCCAGGTGACCACCCTGGCCAAGGCCATTACCCCCGAGCAGGCCCGGGATCCCAACCTGGTCAAGGTGGTCCGCTCGCAAGATGGCCGGGGTCTGTATTTTTCCAGGGCCCCTGTTCCCTTTGCCCGAGACGGTTCCTCCTCATTCCTGGGACACATCGGTTTGTACGGATTCAGGTTTCCCGTGCTTGAAAAATTTCAGACTTTGGGCGAAAGCCCCCTTGAGCGCATGGAAAAGCTGGAACAGCTGCGACTTCTCGAAGCTGGCATTCCCATCCATGTGGCTCTTACCGAGTATCCCTCCATTGGAGTGGATACGCGTGAAGACCTGGAAAAGGTACGCGCACTGCTTGCCTCGTCCTGACACGTTACACACAACCTTTCGTTCACCCATACAACAATGGCGCCTGCCATGTCGGAGTTACCCTCTATGCAAGCGATTCTCGCCCTTGAAGACGGCACTTTCTTTGAATGTTCATCCTTTACCGGCCCGGGAGAAACCCAGGGAGAAGTCATCTTCAACACCGGCATGACCGGTTATCAGGAAATCCTGACCGATCCTTCCTACCGAGGCCAGATGGTCTGCATGACCTATCCGCTCATGGGCAACTACGGGGTCAATCTCGAAGATGTGGAATCCGACAGGATCCAGGCAGCGGCCCTCATCTGCAAGGAGTGCTGTGCCAAGCCCTCCAATTGGCGCTCGACCCAGAGCCTGCCCGAATATCTCAAGGAACACGGGGTCATGGGCATCCATGACCTGGATACCAGAGCCCTGACCAAACATCTGCGCATCCACGGCGCCATGCGGGCCGTCATTGCCACGGGCAAGAACGATCCCCGGGAACTGGTGGCAAGGGCAAACAGCATCCCTGCCATGGAAGGTCAGAACCTGGTTGATGTGGTTGCCCCCACAAGTCCTTACCAATGGGTCAACGGCCACCCGGACAAGCTTCATGAACCAGTGACCCCGGCCGCATGGTCCGGTTGCGGCCCCAAGGTGATTGTCTATGATTTCGGGATCAAGTGGAATATCCTCCGCCTTCTTGCCGCCCAGGGACTGGACATGATCGTGGTTCCCCCGACCTTTACCGCCCGGGAAGTGGACCAGCTGGCACCCGACGGCATCTTTCTCTCCAACGGACCCGGCGATCCCGCGGTTCTGACTCGGACCATCGCCACGGTGGGGGAACTGGCCTCCAGATATCCCATTGCCGGCATCTGCCTGGGGCACCAAATCCTGGGGCTCGCTCTGGGCGGTACCAGTTACAAGCTCAAGTTCGGTCACCATGGCTGCAACCACCCGGTCAAGGATCTGACCACCGGAAAAATCGAAATCTCCTCCCAGAATCATGGATTCTGCGTGGATGTTCAGGGTATTGACACCCTTGAAATCACACATGTCAATCTGAACGACCAGACCCTTGAGGGATTCAGACACACCACAAAACCCATCATGGCCGTGCAGTATCATCCGGAATCC comes from Desulfoplanes formicivorans and encodes:
- a CDS encoding 3-deoxy-D-manno-octulosonic acid transferase, giving the protein MKTSLFLGLYTLLWTLALPLVFLNKRLREHWFARLGWSIGRKHHDIWMQAASVGEAFLAISLADHLAREHPELSVLITTNTSQGYDILTEHARKCPEATRPAISICPLDHPWIISRFMRRTTPGAVVLLETELWPGILGYCKRHKCPVLVANARMSPTSFAGYMPLSPILESLGPTDIMAISSADGARFSLLFKDARVTTMPNIKFDRIGENPTIPYVANPLSRFFRPSAKLVALGSIREEEEPVISAAITQLVSHHPATIIALVPRHQHRISAWKTFLKSTSISWVLRSKLVGPVKPGTVVLWDRFGELQHIYALAKTAFVGGSLAPLGGQNFLEPLAQGVCPVIGPFWKNFHWVGQELIDQGLVTVVSDHQQLANELGAAASMSREKVRAAAEAYLASRRGGTALVGARIASLLNL
- the kdsB gene encoding 3-deoxy-manno-octulosonate cytidylyltransferase yields the protein MSQPIYGIIPARYGSSRFPGKPMAEILGKPMFWHVYQRAVRSTSLTRVVLATDSTVIADKATELDIPVIITRDDHTSGTDRVLEAATKMDVGPEAIIVNIQGDEPVLEPAMLDQLTALFADPHVQVTTLAKAITPEQARDPNLVKVVRSQDGRGLYFSRAPVPFARDGSSSFLGHIGLYGFRFPVLEKFQTLGESPLERMEKLEQLRLLEAGIPIHVALTEYPSIGVDTREDLEKVRALLASS
- the carA gene encoding glutamine-hydrolyzing carbamoyl-phosphate synthase small subunit; amino-acid sequence: MQAILALEDGTFFECSSFTGPGETQGEVIFNTGMTGYQEILTDPSYRGQMVCMTYPLMGNYGVNLEDVESDRIQAAALICKECCAKPSNWRSTQSLPEYLKEHGVMGIHDLDTRALTKHLRIHGAMRAVIATGKNDPRELVARANSIPAMEGQNLVDVVAPTSPYQWVNGHPDKLHEPVTPAAWSGCGPKVIVYDFGIKWNILRLLAAQGLDMIVVPPTFTAREVDQLAPDGIFLSNGPGDPAVLTRTIATVGELASRYPIAGICLGHQILGLALGGTSYKLKFGHHGCNHPVKDLTTGKIEISSQNHGFCVDVQGIDTLEITHVNLNDQTLEGFRHTTKPIMAVQYHPESAPGPHDSRYFFARFKDMLTR